A stretch of Crossiella cryophila DNA encodes these proteins:
- a CDS encoding MCE family protein encodes MNDRGSPLRFQLLGLVFLLVVALFVAGSIAVYRKAFTPVATVLLEVDRAGTQLRAGADVKVRGLIVGEVRAIRTGQDRAVLELALQPERIPLIPAEVTARLLPKTLFGERYVALQPPPQRSGKSLVDGQAIGLDRSQAAVEIEAVLNDLLPVLTAVRPDQLSATLTAMANALRGRGKQLGSTLIRLGDYLDGLAPSLPDLRADLKALAKVADTYTTAAPDLIQALADATTTTRTVLDQQHNLRALFGNVTLAAIDIEAFLKVNRDNLIALVAEGRPTLEVLAKYAPEYPCLLEQLVAMIPNTDKTFGKGSKEPHIAKFTLEITASRGKYRPGVDVPKYLDKRGPRCYPPAKPPGRFPQYPPGGPVLDGSTHPAAAPSVANSRPERELINALAAPILEKPVAEVPEWAGLMLGPMFRGTEVTLR; translated from the coding sequence ATGAACGATCGCGGGTCACCACTGCGCTTCCAGTTGCTGGGACTGGTGTTCCTGCTGGTGGTCGCGCTGTTCGTGGCTGGCTCGATCGCGGTGTACCGCAAGGCGTTCACCCCGGTGGCCACCGTGCTGCTGGAGGTCGACCGGGCCGGGACGCAGCTGCGGGCGGGCGCGGATGTCAAGGTGCGCGGGCTGATCGTCGGCGAGGTCCGGGCCATCAGGACCGGCCAGGACCGGGCGGTGCTGGAACTGGCCCTGCAACCCGAACGGATCCCGCTGATCCCGGCCGAGGTCACCGCCCGCCTGCTGCCCAAAACCCTTTTCGGCGAACGTTATGTGGCTCTGCAACCACCGCCCCAGCGTAGCGGTAAGTCCCTTGTGGACGGTCAGGCCATCGGCCTGGACCGCAGCCAGGCGGCGGTGGAGATCGAGGCGGTGCTCAACGACCTGCTGCCGGTGCTCACCGCGGTCCGCCCCGACCAGCTCTCCGCCACCCTCACCGCGATGGCGAATGCCCTGCGCGGCAGGGGAAAGCAACTCGGCAGCACGCTGATCCGGCTCGGCGACTACCTGGACGGACTGGCCCCGTCCCTGCCCGATCTGCGTGCCGACCTCAAGGCGCTGGCCAAGGTCGCCGACACCTACACCACCGCCGCCCCCGACCTGATCCAGGCCCTCGCCGACGCCACCACCACAACCCGGACCGTGCTCGACCAGCAGCACAACCTGCGTGCCCTGTTCGGCAACGTCACCCTGGCCGCGATCGACATCGAGGCGTTCCTGAAAGTCAACCGGGACAACCTGATCGCACTCGTCGCCGAGGGCAGGCCAACCCTGGAAGTGCTGGCCAAGTACGCACCCGAGTACCCCTGCCTGCTGGAGCAACTCGTCGCGATGATCCCCAACACGGACAAGACCTTCGGCAAGGGCAGCAAGGAACCGCACATTGCCAAGTTCACCCTGGAGATCACCGCCAGCCGCGGGAAGTACCGGCCGGGTGTGGACGTGCCCAAGTACCTCGACAAACGCGGCCCCCGTTGTTACCCGCCCGCCAAACCACCCGGCCGGTTCCCGCAGTACCCGCCCGGCGGCCCGGTGCTGGACGGCTCCACCCACCCGGCCGCCGCGCCCTCGGTCGCCAACTCCCGGCCGGAACGCGAGCTGATCAACGCGCTGGCCGCGCCGATCCTGGAGAAACCGGTGGCCGAGGTGCCCGAGTGGGCCGGACTCATGCTGGGACCGATGTTCCGGGGCACGGAGGTGACCCTGCGATGA
- a CDS encoding MlaE family ABC transporter permease gives MTAPPARQVPGLAALRQVGRMSLLSWEVLISLPRRPFPLAESIRQAWFFASVTILPTALVAIPFGAVISLQLGSLTQQIGAQSFTGAAGALAIIQQASPLITALLVAGAGGSAMCADIGARTIREEIDAMEVLGVSPVHRLILPRVLGAMLVAVLLNGVVSVVGVLGGFFFNVVLQGGTPGAYLSSFSALAQLSDLWISEFKAFLYGFVAGIVAAYRGLNPSPGPKGVGDAVNQAVVITFLLLFLINMVITGVYLQLVPAKGG, from the coding sequence ATGACCGCTCCCCCGGCAAGGCAGGTCCCCGGCCTGGCGGCACTGCGCCAGGTCGGGCGGATGAGCCTGCTGTCCTGGGAGGTGCTGATCAGCCTGCCGCGCAGGCCTTTCCCGCTCGCCGAGTCGATCCGGCAGGCCTGGTTCTTCGCCAGCGTCACCATTCTGCCCACCGCGCTGGTCGCCATCCCCTTCGGCGCGGTCATCTCGCTGCAACTCGGCTCGCTCACCCAGCAGATCGGCGCCCAGTCCTTCACCGGCGCGGCCGGTGCGCTCGCGATCATCCAGCAGGCCAGCCCACTGATCACCGCGCTGCTCGTTGCGGGAGCGGGGGGTTCGGCGATGTGCGCGGACATCGGGGCGCGCACCATCCGCGAGGAGATCGACGCGATGGAGGTGCTCGGGGTCTCCCCGGTGCACCGGCTGATCCTGCCGAGAGTGCTCGGCGCGATGCTGGTCGCGGTGCTGCTCAACGGGGTCGTCAGCGTGGTCGGCGTGCTCGGCGGGTTCTTCTTCAACGTGGTCCTGCAGGGCGGCACCCCCGGCGCCTACCTGTCCAGCTTCTCCGCGCTGGCCCAGCTCTCCGACCTGTGGATCAGCGAGTTCAAGGCGTTCCTCTACGGCTTCGTCGCGGGCATCGTCGCTGCCTACCGCGGCCTCAACCCCTCACCTGGCCCCAAAGGCGTTGGCGACGCGGTGAACCAGGCCGTGGTGATCACCTTCCTGCTGCTGTTCCTGATCAACATGGTGATCACCGGCGTCTACCTCCAGCTCGTCCCGGCGAAGGGCGGTTGA
- a CDS encoding 3-oxoacyl-ACP reductase has protein sequence MSLSGKVAVVTGAGAGLGRAEALALAAAGASVVLNDLPGAAEETAELIKAAGGAVTVVAGDIAERATADALLAAALAEFGGLHVVVNNAGVLRDRMLFNLSDEDWDLVIRVHLRGHFLLSRNASAYWRQQAKYTDGPVYGRIVNTASESFLLGSPGQANYAAAKAGIAALTVSTARALAHYGVRANAICPRARTGMTRHVFGEAPAEGLDPLDPQHVAPFVAYLAAPAAESINGQVFVVHGGMVALLAPPTVEQRFVTTGDTWSLAELDATVGEYFTGRPAERTFACTELNALQARP, from the coding sequence CTGAGCCTGTCCGGCAAGGTCGCCGTGGTGACCGGCGCCGGCGCCGGACTCGGACGCGCGGAAGCGCTGGCACTGGCCGCGGCCGGGGCGAGCGTGGTGCTCAACGACTTGCCCGGCGCGGCCGAGGAGACCGCCGAGCTGATCAAGGCCGCCGGTGGCGCGGTGACCGTGGTGGCCGGGGACATCGCCGAGCGGGCCACCGCGGACGCGTTGCTGGCCGCCGCGCTGGCCGAGTTCGGCGGCCTGCACGTGGTGGTCAACAACGCCGGGGTGCTGCGTGACCGGATGCTGTTCAACCTCTCCGACGAGGACTGGGACCTGGTCATCCGGGTGCACCTGCGCGGGCACTTCCTGTTGTCCCGCAACGCCAGCGCGTACTGGCGGCAGCAGGCCAAGTACACCGACGGGCCGGTGTACGGCCGGATCGTGAACACTGCATCGGAGTCCTTCCTGCTCGGCTCGCCCGGCCAGGCCAACTACGCCGCGGCCAAGGCGGGCATCGCCGCGCTGACCGTGTCCACCGCCAGGGCCCTTGCCCACTACGGGGTGCGCGCCAACGCGATCTGCCCGCGCGCCCGCACCGGCATGACCAGGCACGTCTTCGGCGAGGCCCCCGCCGAGGGCCTGGATCCCCTTGACCCACAACACGTCGCGCCCTTCGTCGCCTACCTCGCCGCGCCCGCCGCCGAGTCGATCAACGGCCAGGTGTTCGTGGTGCACGGCGGCATGGTCGCCCTGCTCGCCCCGCCCACGGTGGAACAACGCTTCGTCACCACCGGGGACACCTGGAGCCTGGCCGAGCTGGACGCCACCGTCGGCGAGTACTTCACCGGCCGCCCGGCCGAGCGCACCTTCGCCTGCACCGAGCTGAACGCGTTGCAGGCCCGCCCCTGA
- a CDS encoding acyl-CoA dehydrogenase family protein → MDFSTTEAQDALSTLATEILTDQVTQDRLRAAESDPDHFDRPLWNMLGTSGLLGAGIPESMGGSGYGVLEQCSVLVALGRSVAPVPYLASTTLAATTLAEFATPATRERWLPDALSGETVLTAALTDESPTTADPTPDGWLLTGTKTAVPAGALAAAILVPAETPNGPQVFLVTPEDPRVTLRRQQTVNGPTTAQLDLSATPLPPDRALSPEAADFLNTRSILGWCALQLGITERALELTAAYARERIQFGRPIGQFQAVAQRLADAYVDVQAIRLTLWQAAWRVSENLPSSESLSTAKFWAADAGHRVAHTAVHIHGGVGIDQDHQLHRYFTAAKQAEFTQGNATTHLRTLGNALAHRP, encoded by the coding sequence GTGGACTTCAGCACCACCGAGGCCCAGGACGCACTGTCCACTTTGGCCACCGAGATCCTGACCGACCAGGTGACCCAGGACCGCCTGCGCGCCGCCGAGTCCGACCCAGACCACTTCGACCGTCCACTGTGGAATATGCTTGGGACGTCAGGCCTGCTCGGAGCCGGTATCCCGGAGTCCATGGGCGGCTCCGGCTACGGCGTACTGGAACAGTGCTCAGTCCTGGTCGCCCTGGGCAGGTCGGTAGCCCCCGTCCCCTACCTGGCCTCCACCACCCTCGCCGCCACCACCCTCGCCGAGTTCGCCACCCCGGCCACCCGCGAACGCTGGCTCCCCGACGCCCTCTCCGGCGAAACAGTCCTGACCGCCGCCCTCACCGACGAATCCCCCACCACAGCCGACCCCACCCCCGACGGCTGGCTACTCACCGGCACCAAAACCGCCGTCCCCGCGGGAGCCCTCGCCGCGGCAATCCTGGTCCCCGCCGAAACCCCCAACGGCCCCCAGGTCTTCCTGGTAACCCCGGAAGACCCCCGCGTCACCCTCCGCCGCCAGCAAACCGTCAACGGCCCAACCACCGCCCAACTAGACCTCAGCGCCACCCCTCTCCCCCCCGACCGAGCCCTCTCCCCCGAGGCCGCGGACTTCCTCAACACCAGATCCATCCTCGGCTGGTGCGCCCTCCAACTAGGCATCACCGAACGAGCCCTGGAACTCACCGCCGCCTACGCCCGCGAACGCATCCAGTTCGGCCGCCCCATCGGCCAATTCCAAGCCGTAGCCCAACGCCTCGCCGACGCCTATGTGGACGTCCAAGCCATCCGCCTGACCCTCTGGCAAGCAGCCTGGCGAGTAAGCGAGAACCTCCCCAGCTCAGAATCCCTCTCCACCGCCAAGTTCTGGGCCGCCGACGCCGGCCACCGAGTAGCCCACACCGCAGTCCACATCCACGGCGGCGTAGGCATCGACCAAGACCACCAACTCCACCGCTACTTCACCGCAGCCAAACAAGCCGAATTCACCCAAGGCAACGCCACCACCCACCTCCGCACCCTAGGCAACGCCCTAGCCCACCGCCCCTAA
- a CDS encoding aldehyde dehydrogenase family protein, translating into MPLTVLPHRDTAGLSEGQLLVDGKWRAAADGELWRHRHPATGEDIGGFAVATVSDVDEAVRTARRAFDEGPWPRARAGERIRTLHRYSNLLREHTAELQALQALDNSVPLSFGGIYTTSVGAAADVFDHHAGWIDKLGGDTLPPYQGGDHLAMTFREPVGVVAAILPWNAPFLLFAQKLAPALAAGCTVVLKPSEYATFSVLRMVELLAEAGLPDGVVSVVTGPGATVGEALITHPGVDKISFTGSRAVGRRIVEASASTFKRVSLELGGKSPSLVFPDAPNVGLAGMTSMGTVTMGLSGQACVAHSRALVHRDVYEEFLAAAQMMAGAITYGDPFDAGTLASPLINERQLERVLGYINRGQEEGARLVTGGSKVEGELSTGHFVQPTIFADVDNNMAIAQEEIFGPVLVVVPFTDEDEAIRLANDTEYGLGAGVYTADSKRAFRVARKLRAGTIGINGFTVEPHLPFGGFKQSGLGREGGRSAYEAYTELKTVLLPLTEELM; encoded by the coding sequence ATGCCGCTCACCGTGTTGCCGCACCGGGACACCGCGGGCCTGTCCGAAGGTCAGCTGCTGGTCGACGGGAAGTGGCGGGCGGCGGCCGACGGCGAACTCTGGCGGCACCGGCACCCGGCCACCGGCGAGGACATCGGCGGCTTCGCGGTGGCCACGGTGTCCGATGTGGACGAAGCCGTGCGCACCGCCCGCCGTGCCTTCGACGAGGGCCCGTGGCCGAGGGCCCGTGCCGGGGAACGCATCCGCACCCTGCACCGCTACAGCAACCTGCTGCGCGAGCACACCGCCGAGCTGCAGGCGTTGCAGGCACTGGACAACAGCGTGCCGCTGTCCTTCGGCGGCATCTACACCACCTCGGTGGGCGCGGCCGCGGACGTCTTCGACCACCACGCCGGCTGGATCGACAAGCTCGGCGGGGACACCCTGCCGCCGTACCAGGGCGGTGATCACCTGGCCATGACCTTCCGCGAACCGGTGGGTGTGGTCGCCGCGATCCTGCCCTGGAACGCGCCGTTCCTGCTGTTCGCGCAGAAACTCGCGCCCGCGCTGGCCGCCGGGTGCACGGTGGTGCTCAAACCGTCGGAGTACGCCACCTTCTCCGTGCTGCGCATGGTGGAACTGCTCGCCGAGGCCGGGTTGCCCGACGGCGTGGTCAGCGTGGTCACCGGCCCCGGCGCCACGGTGGGCGAGGCGCTGATCACCCACCCCGGGGTGGACAAGATCAGCTTCACCGGCAGTCGCGCGGTCGGCAGACGGATCGTCGAGGCATCCGCCAGCACCTTCAAACGGGTTTCCCTGGAGCTGGGCGGCAAGAGTCCGAGCCTGGTGTTCCCGGACGCGCCGAACGTCGGCCTGGCCGGGATGACCTCGATGGGCACGGTCACCATGGGCCTGTCCGGCCAGGCATGCGTGGCGCACAGCCGGGCCCTGGTGCACCGCGACGTCTACGAGGAGTTCCTGGCCGCCGCGCAGATGATGGCGGGCGCGATCACCTACGGCGACCCGTTCGACGCGGGCACCCTGGCCAGTCCGCTGATCAACGAACGCCAGCTGGAGCGGGTGCTCGGCTATATCAACCGGGGTCAGGAGGAAGGCGCCAGGCTGGTCACCGGCGGGTCCAAAGTGGAGGGTGAGCTGAGTACGGGTCACTTCGTGCAGCCCACCATCTTCGCCGACGTGGACAACAACATGGCCATCGCCCAGGAGGAGATCTTCGGCCCGGTGCTCGTGGTGGTCCCGTTCACCGATGAGGACGAGGCGATCCGGCTGGCCAACGACACCGAGTACGGCCTGGGCGCCGGGGTCTACACCGCGGACAGCAAACGCGCCTTCCGGGTCGCCCGCAAACTCCGGGCCGGAACCATTGGCATCAACGGGTTCACCGTCGAACCACACCTGCCCTTCGGTGGGTTCAAGCAGTCCGGGCTGGGCCGCGAGGGCGGCCGCAGCGCCTATGAGGCATACACCGAACTGAAGACCGTGCTGCTACCGCTGACCGAGGAGCTGATGTGA
- a CDS encoding MlaE family ABC transporter permease, protein MVVVTRKARLPVPGLEALGRQLWFCLRALALIPLAIRRYTREILRLLTEVSFGSGALALIGGTLGVMIGMTVFTGAVVGLQGYSALNQLGTSTLTGFISAYFNTREVAPLSAGLALSATVGCGFTAQLGAMRISEEIDALEVMGVPSLPYLVTTRILAGLGAVIPLYVVGLLCSYLASRVVTVLFYGQSAGTYDHYFGLFLPPADVLWSFLKVIVFAVVIILVHCYYGYTASGGPAGVGVAVGRAVRAAIVAQMFLDLFLSLAIWGSTTTVRIAG, encoded by the coding sequence GTGGTCGTGGTGACGCGCAAGGCCCGATTACCCGTGCCGGGGCTGGAGGCACTGGGCCGCCAGCTCTGGTTCTGCCTGCGCGCCCTCGCGCTGATCCCCCTGGCCATTCGCCGCTACACCAGGGAGATCCTGCGGCTGCTCACCGAGGTCAGTTTCGGCAGCGGCGCACTGGCGCTGATCGGCGGCACCCTCGGCGTGATGATCGGCATGACCGTGTTCACCGGCGCGGTCGTTGGCCTGCAAGGCTATTCCGCACTCAACCAGCTCGGCACCTCCACCCTCACCGGGTTCATCTCGGCCTACTTCAACACCCGCGAGGTCGCCCCGCTCTCCGCCGGACTCGCGCTCTCGGCCACGGTCGGCTGCGGGTTCACCGCGCAGCTCGGCGCGATGCGCATCTCCGAGGAGATCGACGCCCTGGAGGTCATGGGCGTGCCGAGCCTGCCCTACCTGGTGACCACCCGCATCCTGGCCGGACTCGGTGCGGTGATCCCGCTCTACGTGGTCGGCCTGCTCTGCTCCTACCTGGCCTCCCGGGTGGTCACCGTGCTCTTCTACGGCCAGTCCGCCGGCACCTACGACCACTACTTCGGCCTGTTCCTACCACCGGCCGACGTGCTGTGGTCCTTCCTCAAGGTCATCGTGTTCGCCGTGGTGATCATCCTGGTGCACTGCTACTACGGCTACACCGCCAGCGGCGGCCCGGCCGGTGTCGGCGTGGCGGTGGGCCGGGCGGTGCGGGCGGCGATCGTGGCCCAGATGTTCCTGGACCTCTTCCTCAGCCTGGCCATCTGGGGTTCCACCACCACCGTGCGGATCGCCGGATGA
- a CDS encoding Zn-dependent alcohol dehydrogenase — protein MKAAVLNQVGDDRLELRTDVATVPPGPFDVRVAVRASGICHSDLHAMDGTLPALAPGVLGHEGAGEVVEIGSAVTDLAVGDHVLITFVPPCLRCKSCLRGQSHLCAVYAIESFMKPRFLDGEQPLFGFAGCGTFAQELVVPQPAAIKVPEDVPFEIAALIGCGVLTGAGAVLNTAAVEPGSTVVVIGCGGVGVSTLQGARIAGASTIIAVDPVRDKHEAALKFGATHTATPEELPALLAEVTGGEGADYAFEVVGLPATIRSAWDSARRGGTVVVVGAGRAEAQVSFSAQELFLHEKRLLGSFYGSADVRRDSAKMIDFWRAGQLDLDGMISRRLPLSKINDGLDTLRGGKVIRQIVTFD, from the coding sequence GTGAAGGCTGCCGTGCTGAACCAGGTTGGCGACGACCGGCTGGAGCTGCGGACCGATGTGGCCACGGTCCCGCCCGGCCCCTTCGACGTGCGGGTGGCGGTGCGCGCCTCCGGCATCTGCCACAGCGATCTGCACGCCATGGACGGCACCCTGCCCGCGCTCGCGCCGGGTGTGCTCGGCCACGAGGGCGCGGGCGAGGTGGTGGAGATCGGCTCGGCGGTCACCGATCTGGCGGTGGGTGACCACGTGCTGATCACGTTCGTGCCACCCTGCCTGCGCTGCAAGTCCTGCCTGCGCGGGCAGTCGCACCTGTGCGCGGTGTACGCGATCGAGTCCTTCATGAAACCCCGCTTCCTCGATGGTGAGCAGCCGCTGTTCGGCTTCGCCGGCTGCGGCACCTTCGCCCAGGAGCTGGTGGTGCCGCAGCCCGCGGCGATCAAGGTGCCCGAGGACGTGCCGTTCGAGATCGCCGCGCTGATCGGCTGCGGGGTGCTCACCGGCGCGGGCGCGGTGCTCAACACGGCCGCGGTCGAGCCCGGTTCGACCGTGGTGGTGATCGGCTGCGGCGGGGTCGGCGTGTCCACTTTGCAGGGTGCGCGGATCGCCGGGGCGAGCACGATCATCGCGGTGGACCCGGTGCGGGACAAGCACGAGGCCGCGCTCAAGTTCGGCGCCACGCACACCGCCACCCCCGAGGAACTGCCCGCGCTGCTGGCCGAGGTGACCGGCGGCGAGGGCGCGGACTACGCGTTCGAGGTGGTGGGTCTGCCCGCCACCATCCGTTCCGCCTGGGACTCCGCCCGCCGCGGCGGCACCGTGGTGGTGGTCGGCGCCGGGCGGGCCGAGGCCCAGGTCAGCTTCTCCGCCCAGGAACTCTTCCTGCACGAGAAGCGGTTGCTGGGCTCCTTCTACGGCTCGGCCGACGTCCGCCGCGACTCGGCCAAGATGATCGACTTCTGGCGGGCAGGGCAGCTCGACCTGGACGGCATGATCAGCCGCAGGCTGCCGCTGTCCAAGATCAACGACGGCCTGGACACCCTGCGCGGCGGCAAGGTGATCCGGCAGATCGTGACCTTCGACTAG
- a CDS encoding acyl-CoA dehydrogenase family protein, which translates to MRIAFTREQQQLRADLRAYFAELMTPERRAALYTGGGGDYGDRATYLEVVRQMGRDGWLALGWPREYGGQERPLLDQLIFTDEAATAGAPVPFLTLNSVAPTIMRFGTDEQKAYFLPRIAAGELHFAIGYSEPEAGTDLASLRTRAVRDGDEWVINGQKMWTSLIQYADYVWLACRTDPGAPKHKGLSVLIVPTDAPGFSWTPVRTMAGPGTSATYYSEVRVPAGALVGEVNKGWPLITNQLNHERVALTSAAPIRNALQEVLDWAKATKLPDGTPVADQEWVRIHLARVHAKVEYLKLLNWRIAWGAAHTPTPADASATKVYGTELATEAYRLLMEVLGPVATLRAGAPGAALHGKIERLHRSCLILTFGGGTNEVQRDIIAATALGLPIRR; encoded by the coding sequence ATGCGGATCGCCTTCACGCGGGAACAGCAGCAGTTGCGCGCGGACTTGCGGGCGTACTTCGCCGAGCTGATGACCCCGGAGCGGCGCGCGGCGCTGTACACCGGTGGCGGCGGCGACTACGGCGACCGCGCCACCTATCTGGAGGTGGTGCGGCAGATGGGCCGGGACGGCTGGCTCGCGCTGGGCTGGCCGCGGGAGTACGGCGGTCAGGAACGTCCACTGCTGGACCAGCTGATCTTCACCGACGAGGCGGCCACCGCGGGTGCGCCGGTGCCGTTCCTGACCCTCAACAGCGTGGCCCCGACGATCATGCGCTTCGGCACGGACGAGCAGAAGGCCTACTTCCTGCCCCGCATCGCCGCCGGTGAACTGCATTTCGCCATCGGCTACTCCGAGCCCGAGGCCGGCACCGACCTGGCCTCACTGCGCACCAGGGCGGTGCGCGACGGTGACGAGTGGGTGATCAACGGCCAGAAGATGTGGACCAGCCTGATCCAGTACGCCGACTACGTGTGGCTGGCCTGCCGCACCGATCCGGGGGCACCCAAGCACAAGGGCCTCAGCGTGCTGATCGTGCCCACCGACGCCCCCGGCTTCTCCTGGACCCCGGTGCGCACCATGGCCGGACCGGGCACCAGCGCCACCTACTACAGCGAGGTCCGGGTCCCGGCCGGCGCGCTGGTGGGCGAGGTGAACAAAGGCTGGCCACTGATCACCAACCAGCTCAACCACGAACGCGTGGCCCTCACCTCCGCCGCCCCGATCCGCAACGCCCTGCAGGAGGTCCTGGACTGGGCGAAGGCGACCAAGCTGCCCGACGGCACGCCAGTGGCCGACCAGGAGTGGGTGCGGATCCACCTGGCCAGGGTGCACGCGAAGGTGGAGTACCTGAAGCTGCTGAACTGGCGAATCGCCTGGGGCGCTGCGCACACCCCGACCCCGGCCGACGCCTCCGCCACCAAGGTCTACGGCACCGAGCTGGCCACCGAGGCCTACCGCCTGCTGATGGAGGTGCTCGGCCCCGTCGCCACTCTGCGCGCGGGTGCGCCAGGAGCCGCACTGCACGGCAAGATCGAGCGCCTGCACCGCTCCTGCCTGATCCTGACCTTCGGCGGCGGCACCAACGAGGTGCAACGCGACATCATCGCCGCCACCGCCCTCGGCCTCCCCATCCGGCGTTAG
- a CDS encoding glucose 1-dehydrogenase: protein MRLDGKVALVTGAARGLGEAVVRRFLREGARVVLADIADDTGHRLAAEFGPNARYRHLDVGSEDDWAGVVAETVTDLGRLDVLVNNAAVLHFAPLAQTTLADYERVIRVNQVGCFLGMRAVIPVMTEARAGSIVNVSSVEGLAGMPTLSAYTASKFAIRGMTKVAALELAAQGVRVNSVHPGAMDTQMASEALGGIEIDRTAMGKLVPMKRIGQPEEVANVVLFLASDESSYCSGGEFAADGGATATHAFGSVG from the coding sequence GTGAGGCTGGACGGCAAGGTCGCCCTGGTCACCGGCGCGGCCCGCGGACTCGGCGAGGCGGTGGTCCGCCGGTTCCTGCGCGAGGGGGCCAGGGTGGTGCTGGCCGACATCGCCGACGACACCGGCCACCGGCTCGCCGCCGAGTTCGGCCCCAACGCCCGCTACCGGCACCTGGACGTCGGCTCGGAGGACGACTGGGCCGGGGTGGTCGCCGAGACCGTCACCGACCTGGGCAGGCTGGACGTGCTGGTCAACAACGCCGCGGTGCTGCATTTCGCGCCGCTGGCGCAGACCACGCTGGCCGACTACGAGCGGGTGATCCGGGTCAACCAGGTCGGCTGCTTCCTCGGTATGCGCGCGGTGATCCCGGTGATGACCGAGGCCCGCGCCGGATCCATCGTCAACGTGTCCTCTGTGGAGGGTCTGGCCGGAATGCCGACCCTGTCCGCCTACACCGCCAGCAAGTTCGCCATCCGCGGCATGACCAAGGTGGCCGCGCTGGAACTGGCCGCGCAGGGCGTGCGGGTCAACTCGGTGCACCCCGGCGCGATGGACACCCAGATGGCCAGCGAGGCGTTGGGCGGCATCGAGATCGACCGCACCGCCATGGGCAAACTGGTGCCGATGAAGCGGATCGGCCAGCCCGAGGAGGTGGCCAACGTGGTGCTGTTCCTGGCCAGCGACGAAAGCTCCTACTGCTCCGGTGGCGAGTTCGCCGCGGACGGCGGCGCCACCGCCACGCACGCCTTCGGGTCGGTCGGATGA